A section of the Alkalihalobacillus sp. LMS39 genome encodes:
- a CDS encoding helix-turn-helix transcriptional regulator encodes MFNIRLKQRRQVKGLNQEEMAYKLGITRQGYGHYETGRNEPDAKTIKKIAEILDCTTDYLYGLSDVPNKDEFESPISIAFRDGGENLTDEEEEFLEEQLKQFREWRKRFQQGDK; translated from the coding sequence AAGTTAAGGGACTAAACCAAGAAGAAATGGCTTATAAACTTGGGATTACTCGGCAAGGGTATGGTCATTACGAAACTGGGAGGAACGAACCTGACGCAAAAACAATTAAGAAAATCGCTGAAATTCTTGATTGTACAACAGATTATTTATATGGATTGTCAGATGTTCCAAATAAAGATGAATTTGAATCGCCAATCAGTATCGCATTCCGTGATGGTGGAGAAAATTTAACTGATGAGGAAGAAGAGTTCTTAGAAGAACAACTTAAGCAGTTCCGCGAGTGGCGGAAGAGATTTCAACAAGGTGATAAATGA